A genomic stretch from Desulfohalobium retbaense DSM 5692 includes:
- a CDS encoding Crp/Fnr family transcriptional regulator, translating to MQTVDRLREIAFFQDLDANQLALLAREARVKVFRPGEIIVSQEEPVRAFYLVLSGQVKIYRSSAEGKEQTLYLFGPGEPFCLCAAFEEQGYPANAAALESSEIVILPGRTFENLAREAPSLIFPMLLVLSRRLKESMQLVETLSLKELPQRVATFLLHAAPRVADGETLDIRLPLTHRELAKMLGATPEGLSRVFKRLQNRGLVSVNGRAIRVHDRAGLERLSHGVE from the coding sequence ATGCAAACGGTGGACAGGTTGCGCGAGATCGCTTTTTTCCAGGACCTTGATGCAAACCAGCTGGCCCTGCTGGCTCGCGAGGCCAGGGTCAAGGTCTTCAGGCCGGGGGAGATCATCGTCAGTCAGGAGGAGCCGGTCCGCGCCTTCTATCTCGTGCTTTCCGGACAGGTGAAAATCTACCGCAGTTCTGCGGAGGGCAAGGAGCAGACCTTGTATCTGTTCGGCCCGGGGGAGCCGTTTTGTCTGTGCGCGGCTTTTGAAGAGCAGGGATATCCAGCCAATGCCGCGGCATTGGAATCCAGCGAGATTGTGATTCTGCCGGGACGGACCTTTGAAAATCTGGCCCGGGAAGCGCCGTCGCTGATTTTTCCTATGCTTCTGGTCCTTTCACGGCGGCTCAAGGAATCCATGCAATTGGTGGAAACCCTGTCGCTCAAAGAACTGCCGCAACGGGTGGCGACGTTTTTGCTCCATGCCGCGCCACGGGTGGCTGACGGGGAGACCCTGGATATCCGATTGCCCCTGACCCATCGGGAACTGGCCAAAATGCTCGGAGCTACCCCTGAAGGACTCTCCCGGGTCTTCAAGCGGTTGCAGAATCGGGGGCTTGTTTCGGTCAACGGCCGGGCCATCCGGGTCCATGACCGGGCGGGGTTGGAACG
- a CDS encoding rubrerythrin family protein has protein sequence MSQTKDNLKTAFAGESQANRKYLAYAEKADKEGYPQVAKLFRAAARAETIHAHAHLRLLKGIGSTEDNLKDAISGESYEFNTMYPEMIEQAKSEKENAAARYFGFANEAEKVHAELYQKALDNPAGLPEVDYWICSVCGHTMEGQPEEKCPICGAQPSAYFQSE, from the coding sequence ATGTCCCAGACCAAAGACAATCTGAAGACGGCTTTTGCCGGCGAATCCCAGGCCAACCGCAAATATCTTGCCTACGCCGAGAAGGCGGACAAAGAGGGCTATCCGCAGGTGGCCAAACTCTTTCGCGCTGCGGCCAGGGCCGAAACGATCCATGCCCACGCCCATCTCCGCCTGCTCAAGGGCATCGGCAGCACCGAAGACAACCTCAAGGACGCCATTTCCGGGGAGAGCTACGAGTTCAACACCATGTACCCCGAAATGATCGAACAGGCCAAAAGCGAAAAGGAAAACGCCGCCGCTCGCTACTTCGGCTTTGCCAATGAAGCCGAAAAGGTCCACGCCGAACTCTACCAGAAGGCCCTGGACAATCCCGCGGGCCTGCCGGAGGTCGATTATTGGATCTGCAGCGTCTGCGGGCACACCATGGAAGGCCAGCCTGAGGAGAAATGTCCCATCTGCGGGGCGCAGCCCTCAGCCTATTTCCAATCCGAATAA
- a CDS encoding ABC transporter ATP-binding protein, which produces MPLLALDAMGKVFDSAKGPVHALENIDLEIATGEFAVVVGPSGCGKSTLLNIVAGLEEASSGSVRLQGREITGPGAERGMVFQSYTLFPWLTVRKNIEFGLRLRQVPTAKRQRIARRYLELVGLTDFENALPKELSGGMKQRVAIARVLANQPQMLLMDEPFGALDAQTRLILQELLLDVWREEESTILFITHDIDEAILLADTVYVMSRRPGAIKERIPIPLSRPRDHEATLSPEFTRIKREIMGLLWEDIG; this is translated from the coding sequence ATGCCGCTTTTGGCTTTGGATGCGATGGGGAAGGTTTTTGACTCCGCCAAAGGGCCGGTCCACGCCCTGGAAAATATCGACCTGGAGATTGCGACCGGGGAATTTGCCGTTGTGGTCGGTCCCAGCGGGTGTGGCAAATCGACCCTGCTCAATATCGTGGCCGGACTCGAAGAGGCCAGCTCAGGCAGTGTCCGCCTGCAGGGCCGGGAGATCACCGGTCCCGGCGCGGAACGGGGCATGGTCTTCCAGTCCTACACCCTCTTTCCCTGGCTCACGGTGCGCAAGAATATCGAGTTCGGTCTCAGACTCCGGCAGGTGCCGACCGCGAAACGGCAACGCATCGCCCGGCGGTATCTGGAACTGGTCGGGCTCACGGATTTTGAAAACGCTTTGCCCAAGGAGTTGTCCGGGGGCATGAAGCAGCGGGTGGCCATTGCCCGGGTGCTGGCCAATCAGCCCCAGATGCTGTTGATGGATGAGCCTTTCGGCGCCCTGGACGCTCAGACCCGGCTTATATTGCAGGAGCTTTTGCTCGATGTCTGGCGTGAAGAGGAATCGACCATCCTGTTTATCACCCACGATATCGACGAAGCTATTTTGCTGGCGGACACCGTCTATGTCATGTCCCGCCGCCCCGGGGCGATCAAAGAGCGTATCCCGATCCCCCTGTCGCGTCCCCGTGACCACGAAGCGACGCTTTCGCCAGAATTTACACGCATCAAGCGAGAGATCATGGGGCTGTTGTGGGAGGATATCGGCTGA
- a CDS encoding ABC transporter permease, with product MAQSRLFAKHGKRTGLIALSFLVLLALWALAAYSGWVKELFLPRPDAVLGAFVEMHREGVLLAYTWASTYRVMVGWALAVLFGVPLGLAIATSKRTAAICAPLIEFARYLPVVALVPLTLLYFGIGDAQKFVVIFLGTFFQLVLMVVDSVAAVPADLTRAAATLGASRAQSYRLVLFPGALPGILDNLRITIGWAWTYLVVAELVAANSGLGYMILRAQRFLAIDRIFAGLIIIGLLGLATDCLFKLLTRLVVPWSEKQ from the coding sequence ATGGCTCAAAGCCGCCTCTTTGCAAAACACGGCAAAAGGACAGGGTTGATCGCCCTGTCCTTTTTGGTGTTGTTGGCCCTGTGGGCCCTGGCCGCCTATAGCGGCTGGGTCAAGGAATTGTTCCTGCCCCGTCCCGATGCGGTCCTGGGGGCATTTGTGGAGATGCACCGCGAAGGGGTCCTCCTGGCCTACACCTGGGCCTCGACGTACCGGGTCATGGTCGGCTGGGCCCTGGCAGTACTGTTTGGCGTTCCCCTGGGGCTGGCCATCGCCACGTCGAAGCGCACTGCGGCGATCTGCGCACCGCTGATCGAATTCGCCAGGTATTTGCCGGTGGTGGCTCTGGTCCCTTTGACCCTGCTCTATTTCGGGATCGGTGACGCCCAGAAATTTGTGGTCATTTTTCTGGGGACCTTTTTCCAACTCGTGCTTATGGTCGTCGATTCCGTGGCTGCTGTGCCAGCGGATCTGACCCGAGCGGCGGCCACGCTGGGGGCATCCCGGGCCCAGTCCTATCGTTTGGTGCTCTTTCCCGGCGCGTTGCCTGGTATTCTGGATAATCTCCGGATCACCATCGGCTGGGCCTGGACCTACCTGGTGGTGGCCGAACTCGTGGCCGCCAATTCCGGGCTGGGGTATATGATCCTGCGGGCCCAGCGGTTTCTGGCCATCGACCGTATCTTCGCCGGGCTGATCATTATCGGTCTGCTCGGACTGGCCACGGACTGTCTGTTCAAACTCCTCACCCGGCTGGTCGTACCCTGGAGCGAGAAACAGTGA
- a CDS encoding ABC transporter substrate-binding protein yields MPIRRIVLFVVLLCLFSAGGAMAEMTPVRLAHATWVGYGPLYIAQENGYFEDENIDMDLFIIEDEAQYAAALASGNIDGLGNVIDREVIHFAKGTSEVVVFAMDESAGGDGIIATEEIQSVADLAGKDIGLDKSSTSYFFFLSILDKYGVDEQSMTFHEMGSSNAGAAFVAGKLDAAVTWEPWLSKSDQREGGHVLISSAEMPKTIVDVVVLNSDFVAEHPQVPAGLTRSWFRAIDWYRAHPDKGNAIMAEAMGLSTEEMASMAEGVRFIGEKGNKTFFDPSTSGNIYEVADRALDFWRSKGIIQSPVKAEELVTSEYVNQVAD; encoded by the coding sequence ATGCCGATCCGCCGAATTGTTCTGTTTGTTGTCCTGCTCTGTCTTTTCAGCGCCGGTGGCGCGATGGCTGAAATGACACCGGTCCGCCTGGCCCACGCCACCTGGGTGGGGTATGGACCGTTGTATATCGCCCAGGAAAACGGGTATTTCGAAGACGAAAATATCGATATGGACCTCTTTATCATCGAGGACGAGGCCCAGTACGCTGCCGCGTTGGCCTCGGGCAATATCGACGGCCTGGGCAACGTCATCGACCGTGAAGTCATCCACTTCGCCAAAGGGACTTCGGAAGTGGTTGTCTTTGCCATGGATGAATCCGCCGGCGGGGACGGGATCATCGCCACTGAGGAGATCCAGAGTGTTGCGGATCTGGCCGGCAAGGACATCGGCCTCGACAAATCCTCGACCTCCTATTTCTTTTTCTTGAGTATCCTGGATAAATACGGTGTCGACGAGCAGTCCATGACCTTCCACGAGATGGGCTCCTCCAACGCTGGCGCGGCTTTTGTGGCCGGCAAGCTCGATGCCGCAGTGACCTGGGAGCCTTGGCTCTCCAAGAGCGATCAGCGCGAGGGCGGCCACGTGCTCATTTCCAGTGCGGAGATGCCCAAGACTATTGTCGATGTCGTGGTTCTCAACAGCGACTTCGTGGCCGAGCACCCTCAGGTCCCCGCCGGTCTGACCCGGTCCTGGTTCCGGGCCATTGACTGGTATCGAGCCCATCCTGACAAGGGCAATGCCATTATGGCCGAGGCGATGGGGCTCAGTACCGAAGAGATGGCCAGCATGGCCGAAGGGGTCCGCTTTATCGGCGAAAAGGGGAACAAAACGTTTTTTGACCCCTCGACCTCCGGCAATATTTACGAGGTGGCAGACCGGGCCCTGGATTTCTGGCGCTCGAAGGGCATTATCCAATCGCCGGTCAAGGCCGAGGAATTGGTGACCTCCGAATACGTCAACCAGGTTGCTGACTAG